AGGAGACGTGTGCATATTTGCACCGTGTGCAACAATATTTTTGTGTCACGTTGAGCCACCGCCTCTACTCCCCAACACCAATACAAagaatatttgatttatattgTTTGTGGTCAAAGttattttttgaagattcatcATAATGTTGTAAACTACTCATTTAAAGTCAAAAGAGTCTCTTATTCACTACTCATTAAACATTATTTTAGTAGTTATTTGGATCATGTGTTCTTTAAAAAAAGGTTTCAAACACCATCTACATTCGTAAATGATGCATGTTAATAACAAAAACGTGAGCTTTTGTAGAAATAACTTTgcatgtatttttcaaattcagCTACAAATTCTAGATTGTTATTTATCAATGGTTAATGGAAATAAAAGTAAGaaaatcaataaaaagaaatgCGTTCACAATCTTGTTAATTATCACGCACATTCGAAGTCATTGGCTAATCTCATGTAAACCGCTAATGTTGGTTTAATGGTGATAAGTTCCTTCCCTCTTTCTTATAAGAATTTATTCTGTCTTGTATAAACATatgttgtttttaaaaaaaataaacaatcagGCCATAGATAATTTTAAGAATTAACAACCGAACAACTCAAAAAGCATAATAACTGCAACAAAGACAATACTAGAAGGGAATCCATCCATGACAGATGACTAGATATCATACATATTTGCCAAAGAAAGGACAAGTGGAGGTATAATTGCAAAAGCCAAAAGCACCTAAAATTGGCAGAAAATTCATTGCCTCTTCGGCCAGAGCCTACCATTTCTTTATGGAAAACTCCATAAAAAATAacctatttatattaattttttattaaagataacCTATTTtattttcgtctatttaaatgatcctatttttaaaaaattcctaACAAAaagtatctcgttagtttttgacagacggagctcgttaagtgtcacgtcatCATTTTTGCTAACGTGGCACTTGACTTGACTTTGACCAGTCAAAGTCAAGTGTCAcgtcagcaaaactgatgacgtggcatcgatgatgtggcacttaacgagttccgtctgtcaaaaactcaCGAGATTACCTtgattaggaattttttgaaaataggatcctttaaatagacgaaaacaaaataggttacctttattACGAAAttcgtgtaaataggttacctttttatggatttaaccCTTTCTTGAAGCTCAAATCTTTCTATCAAAAGGTCTTTCCGGCCTAAATGTTTTCTCAATTTAACTAATTTTGAGTATTATTTTCTGTGTTTATTAAGAAATGAACTTATCAACACAGGGTTGGCAAGGAGCTCCAAACTCGACCAAAACTCTGCCAATGGATATCCAAAAATAACCTCATCTAGACAGTGAGTGTAACATATCGTCTTCGATAACAATTACTAgtaggttaaaaaaaaaacttaaaaaagaagaaatacacTTTGAATATGTGAGAAATGTgttaattatatctatatcgATAACGCAATATAAAATCGTTATAAAAGTCAAAACATGCTTAAAGATATGATAAATCATCGAAGCCACCACATTAAGTTAATACGAGGCTAGTTTTAattaagggattagtttcctggaatgtaactatatttgaccgaatgtttatagtaagaaaaaactaaagttatgtgtattgtatgtaagcaacttgaaaaaatgtttattgtatgtaagaaaacatacgtgacaaccatatacaggtgtcacttgtcagattgtaattggttgaaatGAAATTCTTACTATAAACTAATTACATTCGGttaaagatagttacattccaggaaactttAATTGGTCTTATCAAAATTATAGGCACATTATGTAAACGATCAACTTGAATGGATGCAATATCGTAAGACCATACCCAATTTGTTTGGTTACTTCATCGGTACTTTTTAAGAACATAGATATCGACGAGCATTTCCATTCTAAATTAATGCATGCTAAATTGTATATTAATATGATAATATAATGTGTGTTTATCTTTTCTAAAACTCTCACTTTTCTTAAGTTTCCTAGCTAGTTGCATATGTTAATAGAAAACacaatatcaataaataatTATGATATCAACAATGCCTCATGTACGGTTTCTTGGACTCTCAAAGATACGAACATATCAAGTTTTAATGTTCCCATATTGGGTCAATGGATGGATCATCCATTACTTTATGTCATCCGCATATTTTAATGCATTTATTACTATGCTAAGTATACACCTTACAAAATTTAATACGGCTCACTTTGTCAACTCATATTCATTTGGATCAATGCTAaggaaatttatttatttgaccacgataaagaaaaagaagaggaaaTATACTTGCAAATTTTGTTAATCACGATCTATAAGGTTATCAATTTATACTTGCAAATTTTGTTAATCACAATCTATAAGGTTATCAATTGAACAAGTATAGATATTTAGGTACTTCAAACTTGTTTTCTAATCTGAAATTTTAGTTCAGActatttttcaaaatgtttttacaaaacacaCCTTATAGCATATTAGGAGTAGTAAATTCAGTTAATgaaactagcacggtacctgcgcgatgcggcggtagtTGTGATcgcgacggtgtgatggttgggcgACGGTTGGTGATGGAGCAacgttgagttgtgtatataattaatgtaaagggttaatggacGTATTTTAAAGCATAAAGgtttgatagtgtaatttaattattaatgttaagatgatagtgtatgtgaaagtattttaaggggtgccaagtaaaaatattacatatttttaacattaccaaaaataaaaatggctattatttttataatatagtatagataattaagATTACTCATTTGAAATATTAAATTTCAGGCTTCACCAATATTTATCAAATGCTTTTAATTCATCggtttaaaaacttttatttaatgatgatagaagtttgaacaaaaattttctattggggtttgttaaatacaacTCTTAGgactgtgtttaaggtgtatagattgtttgtacatttaccatgaaaatcagggggcagacttttaatatgaaaggtacaagtttttttatgcacattaaatacagccctaagggctgtatttagcatttcccttttCTAACATAACACATTAataattatagttttttttttttaaacgacatttaaaattttattagaaAAAGCTAGTAAGAATCTAGCAAGTAAGATACACGCGAATCGATCCaactgaaaaacaaaaataaggaaCATAATAAGCTCCAAAGATACAAGACAATAATTAAAGTTTGCCTGATCAATGAAATTTAACTCtttcaataaaaataacaatatcatcaaaatatagtgtatgtatacaatataatatacaTTCTTTATACACGGTTCGaccaaaaatcatatatatcaacGTATAGTAGAAAGTCTATAAATCACTACTCATTGGACCACCTAAACTGATTAATTAAAATAGCCAGTTTAAAGTAATGTGGGGATTCATTCCATTTGtaacttttcattttataaaaatgaaagttgTCCGCGAATATAATGAAATTTaacatatattgttttaatCGGGATCGTTACAAAGTCCCcgtattaaaaagattttaaaatttaaaccaCTTAATAAGAAATTCTATCACCCACATATCTGAAGAGATTCTCATTCATTACCacaactagctaatcaacccgggttcaacctgGGTTAACTGATAAACGCTTTGCAAATAAACCGAATGATACCCggataactttaaaatatattgtcattttaaattgtataaaaaacaactttaaataagttgaaagttgtaataaattattatgtaaaaaacgaaACTAACCGGAAACAATAGTATTGTAATTGTGAACACACGTTAAAACACATTCAGTTGGCAAAAACAAAAACGTTatctagaaagaaaaaaaaaaccatagtTTTCAGtgtattataacaaaaaaaatagggTGATTAAAATTTACATAATAATGTGGACATTTaataaatatctatattaatgatacatatttaagaaaataatattttaaattttaaataaaaaagtataatgatgtcataattaaattaaaaggatgtgtattaatacaatttttaaaaaatcttaatcaACCTGGATGCAATCCAAGaagttacaaatatattttgttataataaatacaaaaataaaatttgttataaaatttagaCATTGATCTTAACATTATCAAATATTGAATTCAATAATGAACAAAATATCATAactataaatttgtaattaataaaaattgttatagGTGGACATTAATTAGACTATACAAACTTCaaagtataataatattagCACCATcattatgtaataataatataacctacaacctataaaaacaaaacataatttacGTATTTATAACCATAAATTCAATACACCAGCGAGGTAGACTAATAGATATGtagttatgtattttaatttcaaaataaactGTTACTTAGAGGTAGATATATAGAAGAtatccttaattttaatttataaatattttatcaaaacttaaGTGGAAATTCTAAACTATGATgactaaataaagaaaatgttagattagaataattatatttttgtaatgtgACATTATCTTTAATTATATAGAATGTAGAGAAGAATTACAATAtcacacataagatttttttttctaaaaacaatCTTCCTGTATTAATAATAGAGATACGTGGATAATATATAATACCTGTGGCCATTAGACCATTAATTGATAATATCATTCcatttgtaattaataaaaatttttacaCCGAAACAAATTGAAGTTCAAAGCAACAAAAGCACTGTTTCAATTCCAAACAAAATTGAATTACCTCAATGCAATCTATTTCTTCTGGATTAATATTCAAACATGAACGGTTATTATAATCCACGCATCTTCAACATATTCATCCTTACATTTCTAGGGATGGATTACGATACGTTTTTCGAGAGTCTTGAGTCATATCTCATGCATTCGTGTAATTTAAGAGTATGGGTAAAATAGTTCGctgtttaaaaaaagaaaattaaaattagtATTACTAATAGTTTAATACTAAACAATTGTGAATTTGTTTTGATATAAGTGAGCCCATTTGTGTAGTTGCTTTGGTATAAGTTGCTTTAGTAAAAGCGAGCCCATTTGTGaagttatttacttatttgtgaAGATACTTTGCTAGAAATGAGCCCATTAGTGAAGTTGCTTTGGACGTTTTAGAACTGAATGGATGAAAACGAAAaactgaaaaagaaaagaaagtgaaaaCAAACACACAACGTCATCCCAAACCATATCGGTTTGTAGTGGTCCACACCGTCGTCCGCCATGATTGACAACCACAGCTTCAATGTGGTACACTCCGTTATGTTTGCTCTTTTACCATATGTCACATTTATTTCTCATTGCATCAAATGTCACGTTAACTAATTACTGGTCCacaaataaaattgattttgttgtcTGTTACTGTGTTACCCATAAGCTGGCTCCAACTCACATGTACTAAAACTGAAGGCATAAAATCTCCTGCATATCAATTTTGGGGAATGTATTGTTCAGTAGTTTTAAGCCAGACTTCTATGTGCAGATGTGCTTATGGAATTGTACTTTGTCCCTCATTTTTAATCCTTTGGCCTTTTCAAACTTCTTCAACTCGTTCTATACTTCTATGTGTTCTGGGCACGACCAAGCACGAACCCGTGTTTTTGGCTTCTAGCGATTATAAGAACCGAATACCAGACCCAATATAGCTTGGTTATATTGGTCTTAGAATATAAAACTTTGCATCTGTTACTACTATACAAGTTATTATAGCAAATGTTGAGCTAATCTGatacaaaataacaataacatggCCGGTTTTAGTTCCCATCTTCATTCTTTTCTTACAACAGTTAAACACAAACACTGAACTACaaaaacaaaatggtgttgcgaATGGGTTAAAAAGGCAAACTACTAAACTTACACAAATTGAATGAATGAACAACGATATCTACAGATGTAAGCTTCCTAACCATGGGTTTAATCTAAGTGCTAATTAGATGTCGTGGGGGCTCTACTGCTCTCGTAACCGCTACTGTCACCAGACTCGATGTATCTTTTTTCCATCAACCGCTCTCTACCGTTTTCCCGGTTTCCTCTGTGTTCCTGTGCAAGATATAGAcgataaaaacattaaaatacgAAAGTTCATGAGTGAAAATGTTAATTAGGAAGTGTCTTACATCTCTAAATGGAAAATCATCAGCCTCTAGCATATGAATCACATGACCCATTTTAGGCCTCTTTTGAGCACTGGGATCCACACAGCGTAACGCCACTAATAAGGCCCGCTTCAAAGCTCTAGAAGATGGTCTTTCGGGTAATTTAGGATCTAAAACCCCTTCTGCGGTCCTATTTGTCACCATCGCTTTGAGCCAATCCACAAGATTCACCTACAGAAAGTTAAGCTTTTCTGTTTTTAGACAGTCAATTCcttcaaaaaatgaaatagtCAATATTACTAACCTCATCTGGAGGCCGACTATAATCTACAGGGTTTCTACCGCTAATAATCTCCATAATAAGAATCCCAAAGCTGTAAACGTCACTTCTTTCATTCAACATGCCTGTGCTAGCATATTCAGGAGCAACGTATCTAACAAGCAAAAATCAAGAATGTCAGCAACTTGTATATACTTCCAAACAATATGCTAAACGATaaaagaaataactaaagtaGACAATTGACTAACCCAAACGTTCCCATGACTCGAGTCGTGACATAGCTCTTTTCTGAGCCCAAAAGTTTGGCTAAGCCAAAGTCTGAAACTTTAGGGTGCCATTgtctattaagtaaaatattacTAGACTTAATATCACGGTGAACCACTTTGGGCTCGAGTCCTTCGTGTAGATAAGTCAACCTACAAGTTTCCATGAATGTAAAAATCACGAAGACAAttcatattataaaaagaataattcaAATTTTGGATTCTACAAGTACCCTTTAGCCGTTCCAAGTATAATGTTCATACGGATCTCCCATGTAAGAGGACTAGTTGGTCCAACATCCCCGTGAAGCCATTGTTCTAAGTTTCCATTGTTTACATACTCATAAACAagtatcctaaacacaataatCAAATTATATAAGAAAGCAGCACAAATTCAAAGTCAAGTCACTGAGATGACAGTAATACAGATTAGCATAGCCAGATACCCAGCTCAATTAACCCATATGTATAGACGGACTTTAGGGTCGTTCACTGTTTTATACATCATTAACTCATTGCATTTTACTCTACTCATAGGGCATTAGTAGTACAGGGAATTAATCATTTAACactaaaatgataaatatacctTTGAGCTCCTTCAGCACAATATCCAAGCAGCCTCACTAGATTCTTGTGACGAACACGCCCTATCGCTTCGACTTCAACCTTAAACTCTCTCTCGGCTTGTCCTCTATCAAAAGATTTCATAAACAACAACTTAACTCATTTCCCATTTATAGTTTATCAACATTATAAACCCCAATTACTTCCCTAAACTCCTAAAGCCAAAATACACTCAATTTCCTTAACCTTAACTACTCAAAAagtaacaaataaatatatctcAACAAATATACATTATGCatacaaacaaaacatatatatttggcAACCAACCAAAGTTTATGAGCAAGTTAATGATAGTATTATACACACATGCAAAAGAATCTAACCTGTTATTAAGCAAATTCTTAACAGCAACCATTGTATTATCAGTCAACACACCAGAATAAACAATTCCATATCCTCCTTCACCAATCACATTCTCATCTGAAAATCCATTTGTTGCAACCTCAAGTTCTCTCAAAGTATACCAATGTCCCCAACCCAAATGCGAAACTTCGGGTTGAACCGAAACAACTGAAGACTGTTCACCCGACCCACTTCCATAACTTGACCCGCCACCATAACCCGGATAAGCAATCCGGTTCGCTTTAAGTTTTCCGATCTCAATCTGGATCTTTTCATACCCATTTAAATTACTAGCATCAGTTTCACCTGCATGGGGTGTTACTATAGCTAAAGATTCCGAATCTGTTACTGGGTTTTCTGCCTGGTACTGAATCTTGTCGGGTGGGTTGGTTTGTTGGGTTTCGGGTCGGGTCAACCCGACCGGGTTTGACTGGATTTCGTCGGTGGTGTGTGAAATAATGGTGGGTTTTTGAGGTGAAGGTTTGGgcttttttaaatatttgtttctTTTGGTGAAATAAAGGGAAAGTAACAAGATGATAATAACAATGGTGGCACCAAGGCAAATTCCAAGAACAACCCAGAATCTTAGACCGAAGATTGAGGTCTTACTTGAAAGTTTGTCTTTTAAAAAACCagacatttttgtttttgtttgtgtttgagCTAAAGAGTTGAAGTTTTTTATTatcagtgaaaaaaaaaaaggataaaagtgtatttaagaaagaagaagaaaaggacAGAAATGAGTGGGGACAAAATTTATCAATGATGAGATGAAAAAATCTACTACTATTTGTGATTAAAGTATTTGTATTCGAAATTATTTAATGTTGCGTAGTATCATTTTAAATACTGATATTTACATTGGATCTAAACATGATTATTAAACTTAcatgtatatttattatttttcttcatattctgctttgacaaaaaaaatattcttttcAACAAATAGGATTCTTTAGTCTATGGAAATTAAATAATTCGATTCTTATTCTCTCTACAAGATGGCTAGTAATTCATTTAGaaacaaacttttttaaatatgagaTAAAAATAAGATTGTTCttaattttcttgaaaaataagattaaatacagttggtattttttttgttttggcaATTAGCTATCGACCTGCTTTTTTCATGAGACTCTTTGGAGTTTTGCTTTATAGGCATTGAAATGCTTAAGTATATTGACATGTGACTACTTTATTCATGTtacattatttgttttttctctTCACAATTTTCAACTTGATAAAGATATACTTTCAAAGAAGAgtgataaaattttttaatgtataCTTACATGtcaaatgtaatttatttttattttttttatctactcTTACTCTTTGATAATATCAAAGGGTCATAATTATATTTAGaagaactttttaaaaagttttatcaaaagattaaaaaaataaagtagaaTCGTCATTactagaaaaaagaaaaactaagtTTGTAATCATTTGTTAAAGGGTTTTGTTCTAACTAGTGCCTTATATGCATTTTTATAAAGTATGATGATTCCCTAAGTTAAAATTAATTTGAgaagtcaaagttaaaaaaaatttaacctttagatgaaaatcaaaggttaagatttaaagttaattttttaattttgacttttgattttaatttaagggtTAAAATTTCTCCAACTTAAGTagtcaaattgaaaaactttaTCCTCACCCTTAATAAAATGGTTAATGaagttatacatttttataagaactacaaaaaatcatgttaaaattgaaaagttcTGACTAATTTAGTGTTCATTaattaaaagtataagtataaaagaaaatggaaaatactaaatacagccctaagggctatTAAATGGCTGTATTAACTTGcataaaacaacttgtaccttctatattaaaagttcatcccctgattttcatgataaatgtacaaataatttatgtaccttaaacacagccttaagggctgtatttagcaaaccccaaagAAAATTAGGATTAAATAAGAACTAAATAGAGGGAATATTTTGatgattaaaatcttaaaaaatgGGTAGTTTTCTATACtacttaaaaaagttttttttttttaagcttttatgtttttaaaagacctataatacttttactttttaaataccCTTAATTAAATAACTTACTAAATATATCTCTCAACTCTTGATAAAACTACACTACTggttttatatcaattacctttataccgcgccgccaccaccaccaatcgccACCGATACCACACCGCTACTACCACCACGGCTACCATCGTTCTCTCCTCATCGCGTGGGATGTCGTCTAGTTTTTATAAACTAGTATAGAAACACAAGTAACCACATAACAAAGGAAATGAAACCCAACAAAGTCCAACATTCGTCATGTAAACATGCCAAACTTATTAGTTCTGTACTTCTCCATGCTCAAATGAACTCGGAGTTGGCACAATGAGATTTATCTAATATGTCTAGGATTGTAAGACCACCATAAATTCAAAGAATCATCACCGTTGTAGAAAATAACTTTTCCCAACCAAAACCAATCTGCTTTAAAAAGTGACTAACTCCTTTTCCTTCGACATATGTGTACTTTCATACTCAAGCGCACCTGTTATTTCCTTAGTGAGAAGTGATAGTAGAATGCAGTTAGAAGTGCATTTAAATGATTAAAGAACTATGGATTAATTAAAGACTGAAACCATTGACAAAACGTCAATATTCTTATAAAACTCAATAATAATTCAAGTGGCTTACAATGAAGaacttacaatatataaataaaaagcaGCCTAAACAAATTAGGaaacataacaaaaataaagtctaaaaaaaatataaaaataaattatttgattattttccaAGAAAGCAGGTACCTTCCCTTTACCATGGGTTGCCGGGTTGGACCGTTAATTCTCCAGCAGAATTGTCCCAGCCCAATAGGCCTATCCTTGCATCAATGATCATTTGTTGAGaaattcaaattttataatttgaaaGTACAttataatatacgagtatatattaaaaacaaaatatcaaaaaacgtgtaaagaatagtatatttttcatttttttatttttaccacataagtttcaatatttacatttttaacactaaactataacactttttagtaaactttttgttctatttattttcaccacataagtttcaatctttacacttttagcactaaactataatacttttaagtaatagtatactttttattatttttactttcatcacagaagtttcaatctttacacttttagcactaaactataatactttttagtaaactttttagcgcgtaaagaatagtatatttttttattttttttattttcaccacataagtttcaatctttacatttttagcactaaactataatactttttagtaaactttttgttctatttattttcaccacaaaactttcaatctttacacttttagcactaaactataatattttttagtaatagtatactttttattctttttactttcaccacagaagtttcaatctttacacttttaacactaaactataatagtacattttaataaactttttattctttttattttcaacacaaaactttcaatctttacacttttagcactaacttacaatattttttagtaaactttgtattctttttattttcaccacaataatttaactctttacacttttagcactaaattttcatagtttttaattttcttttattttaaggtacgggaaagcgtgtatagaatagtatccttttttttattttttattttcaccacaatagtttcactctttacacttttaaaacaaaacttttataattcttagtaaactttttaatctttttattttcaccacaatatcttaactacttacacttttaacactaaatttttctactttttgataatcttttattttaactacaacattttaacctcttatACTTTAGTAACAAACtttataacacatatattagaaaaaaatgtATGGGAAGacttgtaaaaaataataaactttctattcattttattttcaccacaacattttaaccccttatacttttagcactaaatttttatactttttgattttcttttattttcaccacaacatttaagtctcttacacttttagcactaaacttttatgcgaacgactttcactttcacataaaacttttacatttcattttttaaatgacaaatgtcagtttttaataatttgaataatacatattttcttcaaaaagtttatggcaCCTTATCTCTTGAatagatattttttattaaaccgttaataaatgtaatgttcCCCGGGGCAACTCCCGGGTGATATATCtcgttaatatatatattaaaaacaaatatacggAAATGCGTACAAAGAATAGTAACGGGcgattttatttctttgggcccGTTTTTACTTTCTTAATGGGTgaactttatttctttttgcaCTCATCTTATATTCATAATTTTGggcttgacaaattatgttttgatcttttaaattgttTCCAGTTTGTTTACAatgatcacttattttaattgcatatttttttttttaagtttgtaacatttttaagattatctcatcCTATTATAAGTGaactattacatatatatacatataacagtagggtgtatgttttgaatatatacactaactatctccgaaaaatttgtttgcaacacttattagtttcaatgttatttcggttgatgttttattattatggattattttgTTTCagtttctattttcaatgatttgggaaattagctttaattatgtttgtattattattttgtatttttattttaaatattctactttcatacttattatcttttagaatttatatataatatttatctattataaaattatactatctatttttttaatttataattggttacttattaaaaaaatcaatatcaactcaggttttgagcAATATAATGTTACTAAAAGtatgttgtaattttttaaatagtacggaacacaataaatataatgtctctcAGGGCAACACCCGAGTAACGTATCTCGTTCTtgaactaaaaaataaaaatactcaCAGAGAATAAAAGTACACAAGTTAAATACGTAATTCAAGCGGAAATATTGGTTCATCTGTGACATATGAAACTTTGCAAAGATTTCTTTTGACCACTAGCGAGCTAGATATTCTATTGCAAGTAAATGATTCATGCCTTTTAAAAAGAAACTAATGACAGTGGTGTAATTTGTCATGTGATTGTTAAATGATAACTAGCATTATAACAAAAAGTTATATGTGTATAATAAGATCATAATTTTAAAACTACATAATATAGTActtacttatttacattttagacattaattaaaatggaatcaaatatatat
The Erigeron canadensis isolate Cc75 chromosome 2, C_canadensis_v1, whole genome shotgun sequence DNA segment above includes these coding regions:
- the LOC122587121 gene encoding probable serine/threonine-protein kinase At1g01540, translating into MSGFLKDKLSSKTSIFGLRFWVVLGICLGATIVIIILLLSLYFTKRNKYLKKPKPSPQKPTIISHTTDEIQSNPVGLTRPETQQTNPPDKIQYQAENPVTDSESLAIVTPHAGETDASNLNGYEKIQIEIGKLKANRIAYPGYGGGSSYGSGSGEQSSVVSVQPEVSHLGWGHWYTLRELEVATNGFSDENVIGEGGYGIVYSGVLTDNTMVAVKNLLNNRGQAEREFKVEVEAIGRVRHKNLVRLLGYCAEGAQRILVYEYVNNGNLEQWLHGDVGPTSPLTWEIRMNIILGTAKGLTYLHEGLEPKVVHRDIKSSNILLNRQWHPKVSDFGLAKLLGSEKSYVTTRVMGTFGYVAPEYASTGMLNERSDVYSFGILIMEIISGRNPVDYSRPPDEVNLVDWLKAMVTNRTAEGVLDPKLPERPSSRALKRALLVALRCVDPSAQKRPKMGHVIHMLEADDFPFRDEHRGNRENGRERLMEKRYIESGDSSGYESSRAPTTSN